A window of Miscanthus floridulus cultivar M001 chromosome 12, ASM1932011v1, whole genome shotgun sequence genomic DNA:
GGCCTGGCCAAAGTCTGAACAAAAGTTCCAGGGTAAGACATATTCCAAGAAACTGAGGAGAAGGCCCAATCCAGTTTCACTAGTAGATGATCTGACTGCATGTTGCTCCAAGTGAAGTTTCTGCCATTAAAGGGTAATTCAATAAGATCCAAACCTAAAATACAGTCAGTGAATATTTTCATTTCAGCTAAATCCCCTCCTGGCTTGTTTCTATTCTCAGCTCATCTAATAAGGTTGAAATCACCAGCTAATAGCCACTCATCAAAGACACTAGTATCCAGATTAATCAACCAGGTAACAAAAGCCAACTTTTCTGAAGAAACCGATGGACCATAAATGTTGGTAGGatgaaaatctttattgtctatTCTATAGTGGAATTTTATAGTTATAGCATAGGCATTTGATTGAATGGTGATGCCATCCAAGATAGAGCTATTCCAAATCATCAAAAGACATTCAGAGGCCCCAACTTAAGGGAAAAACTGAAGGTGTCCAAATACCTAGGACAAAACTTTCTCAAGTAAAAGGGATCAAAAGTTTCACATTTGGTTTCCTGCAAGCACATAATCTTACGAGCACTTTCCTCAATTTTACCACGAAGTGCATCCCATTTTTCTTGAGAATTAATACCTCTAATATTACAGACCAAGATCTTAGTGGTTCTTCTGTTGTGATTCATGACTATGGAAAAGAATAGAACTAGGGGATTCTAGCAACCACATGCTAAATCCAAAGCGAAGGTGATCATCACAAGATAAACAAGCTGAATAGGAGAAGCTAAAAGCTGACACAAACCACACGAGtaacatagcaaaatagatatgATGTAACTTAAACTGGTCTGGATAAAACTTAAAGCTCTCAGGGAGGCATCACAGGTTTGCTCCAACTTTACATTATTGTTTCCACGGCATGCAGGCCGGCAGGGAGAGCTAGGAATGTTTTTGAACAAAAGAAGGATCGTCATGCTAGTGACCGATGCTGAAACGGGTACATCACATAAGCTTGTCATCGTTGACATCCTTGTCCAGGAGAGAAGCTGATGCCACACTAGGGTGGATCTGAAGGTACCCCTCTGCAATACCATGGACAACAACCTTGGTCAGGTGAGGTGCTAGGGTGGAGCCTGGGGCAGGAATGATGGCCAGAGGAACTGGTTCAGCTACAGCTTCTTGGGCACTCTTGGCGTCCTTGAATCCTGTAGTTCTCCCAGAGATTCTTTTACTGCGCCTCAGAAATCTATCATCCAGCTGCTCCTTCACCTTGACGTGCCTCCTCTTTCTTGGGGTGAAGTTGGCACCCGAGATTTCCACCagatcatcttcctcctccagaAGCCACTTCAGGGCCTCCTTTTCCATGGGAGGATCATTAATCTGTGTAGGTAAGAGGAAGACAACATATAGTATTTCCAAATCGTAGTATCATATCATGTATTAACAACAAGCATGTTTATGTTTTACAGTTGATTAGACTGAATAACATCTACATAGATTATTATAGTAGTTCCGAATTAGAATGAATAACATATATGTAGATTATTAAGAGCTCCAGCTCCGGCTGCTCTGTGCACTATAGTGAGAagttgtttttctctcttcttctccTAAAATGAACTACAAGCCAATAAAACCATTCCTTTTAGGATAGCAGCTCCTCCATGCATTGCAGGAAGGAACCAGAGCCGTTTTGAGCCAGTGACATACAAGGCTTAATACTACAGTATACTAGCTACAACTATGGTTGAACTATACATACTCTagagaaaatataaaaacaaagagaaggaattaaggaccgaccatgacttcagatgatgatgatgcacaCGTATCTTTCTTTCTTGGTACTCGGCTGCCTCTTTGAGTGTTGCATATCACAGTCGCAGGCCCATTTTATAGGCGAAGCCAAGGTCAAAAGTTTGCCCACCCAAATCTAAAAGATTTTCCTTTAACTGGTTGAAAATAAATGTGAATTGGAAATATGATACGCCTAATTAATTCGCTCCTCGTTCTGAATCAAAATGCAAGATCTCACGCCGCTTGGGTTCTGACACGTGTATACATGCCGTGTAGCTATTGATGATTTCACTCCTAGCTATTGCATGTGAATTCGCCATGGCAATGAGCATGCCGTTGCAAAATGTCGAGAAGGGTGATGGAGTTCTcgaaacaaaagaaaaaatggTATGGTGATTACATGTTTGTGACATTCAATCCTTTACCGATTTTTGTTCCATATTTTTAGTTGTTGTGATTACATGGTTGTTGTCACTTACGTCAATGTATCACGTCTCACTAGTTTTTCCTTTTCTATAGGATAGGTGTGTGAAACACAAGGAGAGTTGTAGAAAGGTTATGTTATGATCGATGATGAATGTAGTATGACATGTGAGCCTGTTATTTGGCTGTGAATGGAATATATTGACTTTGGCCCATACATGTGTAATTCGATTAGTTTTTGTGGTCATGGGCTATTGAAACCGCACGTGATTTGTGGAAAAATAAATGTGCCATGCAATGGACAAAGAAAAAATGTGGCACATAAAGGGGTTGGGCTTGGCATAATAGAGATTAGAATCATGAAAAAACATATGGGCCAAAAAATCATAAATCATAAAATGGGCTAGGCCCAAAAACAAAGCCCTCTAATTGGGCTTGGCCCATTATGTCTTCCAGCCACATGGGCTTTAACAGGCTGCATTTCAGTTTTATGACATTTTTGTGACATGACCTGCCAATTTAGTGCCACATCAACATTTATGATGTTTTCTAATCCTACGTGGCCTGGTGCAAGAATCGTGACAAAAAAGAATGTCATAAATATTTGTGATGTTAAAAACTAATGTCATAGATTTGTAACATCAATCAAGTACACAGACATCACAAAGCATGGTTTTGGACTCATGGTTTGTGACGAGCATTTCTGTCAACCGGATGTCACAAATCTTGAACTATGACATAAATTTATGATATTATGGTAGGAATGAAATGTAAAAAATGACATATCTCTTGTAGTGTGTGGTCGGAAAAGTCACTTGAGGATGTACCAAAGCCAAAGGTGGCTTTGTTTAAAGGAGGAGAGGATGATGAGTCCATGACTTCTCAAATTACTATAACTAATGCAAGTATGGGAAAGTGCATGGATTTTGAAATATTAAGAAGGTAATGCTACAAAAATTGTCCCTATTGAAATGTCCAAAATGGCTAGAGGTTTgtgaatagcctaattaaaaatctacaaatcactaGATCGAGCAATTGGTTAGACAACAATATGGCTATAATGCAATTTCGCTCCAGCTCTACAAAGTGCTGCAAACCACCTACCAAatgctagttgctatgatctctgtATCACAGAATCAAGAGCTAAGTCACTACCTCTACAACTAGTGAGCAAACTAGCAAAAGCTAATTACTTAAGTTACACAACTAGGCTACACTAGCAAGCTACTACTACACAAGACAAGTATGAATCAATCTAATACAAGAGGAGGTAGTGCGATATACCGAACCGGGCAAGAGACAAATCAATAACAAGCATACCAATTGATGATACAAAAAATTATCCCATGGGTCTATTGCTTGCTGACAACTTAGTCCACGTTGTGACAACACATTCACTTGTTGGCTCATGCGCTACTAGACATCACACACCTAACCCAACACTTAGGCGCTGTaagaaccaacacaagatgagggtgcacaagtcacgagcaatccactagaattaCCTTTTGAATCTCCCgcgggaaggcacaagaacccctcacaatatcTCCGATCGGAGTCGAAGACAATCAACACCCTCCGCTCAATAATCccgttgctccaagccgtctaggtgatggcaaccaccaagagtaacaagaattcCCGCAGCTCATACGATCTCTattgccactagatgctcaaactACTCAAAGCAAATGCAACTAGGATGATTCCCAATCTCACAAATGATGATCAACAAATGAACTAGATGAGTAGGAGGTGTGGGAGTTTGCTAACTAGGTGTATCAACAAGTTAGAGAGCCAAGAGACTGAGCTACACACGGCCAACACATATTTATAGAGGCCCCAAGCCACAACTAGTCATTGCCACCCTTATTGGGTTGTCTATGGGGGCATTGATGCTACAGTGTTCACCTCTGTCCGATGCCACATCGAACAAATCCACGCTGGTATCAAATGTAGTGTTGAAATCCACACCGAGAGCACGCAGCCAACATCGGACGTGCCATAGTCACATCGGACAGAGCGACAATTTGTCCGATGCTATCCCTGCGCCAATGTCCGATGAACGACTGAAACCAACCCGAGGCTTCTCAAATCACATAAGACACAATCCAATTTGTCCGATGTCCTCTGTCCGATGCAACCTCAACGTCCCAAGAATTATTTCTCCAAATAGAGACTACCAAAAGCACATCGGACCGGACATCATTTGTCCGAGGCCTTCCTTTTGCTAGGATCCAATGCACTTTCATCAATTTGCCTGAGTTATGGTTGCCTATCGGACATAATGTCCTTTTGTCCGAGGCCTACGCCACCTCTAACTTCCTTCTCATCTTTTCTTCGTCCCTTGTGCAAAAGTGTTAACTCCAACAAGTTTCCAATGCTCTAAAATAGTTTTATGATGGCCAGTTTTTCGTCACAGATCAAGCTACTTCTATGACGAATTTCTAGATTCGTCATGGAAGTTCAAGTATTAAATGCTTTCGATGACGAGCCGTTTTTCGTcgtaaaactgaaattatgacaaATTTGGCTTCTTTAGTGACGAAAGTTGTTCGTGATGAAAGTGGAGATTCCTAATAGTGGCATTTCTCGAACATGTTTTCAAGGGATGTTAGCTATCACTAAGTCCTAACGCAAATTCATGAAGTCAATTCACCTAGTGGTATTGGATAATTGCAATCATCGTGAGAgtttccctcttaatagtacggctatctatcataAATCCAATCACGCACTCTATTACGTCTTAATTGGCAAAACAAAATGGTCCTATTGCTTATACCTTTGCGTTAAGCCCATTTTGTTttactctttcttcttttccaagttgtagCATTTAAAATCCATATATTGGCCATCTCCATCACTTGAGTGCTATCTAACTCCATCACTTGGACTTGGATCAACCTATCTCAATTACACACTTAGAACATAGGGTTAGtacaataggtttcatcaattagccaaaaaaccaaactagggcttttaccTATTCAGTTTGGTACTATTCATGGTGAACAAACATATACCGTGAGGAAGGTGAATGAAATAGTTGCTCCTGGTGGATTTTGGAAAGCGGTAAATGAGGTCGGGTATCTTGTGGTCGCCGGCGAAGAGCTGCTCGGCACAGTTGGCGGCGGTGAGCTTGTAGCGCTCCATGTCCTTGAGGTCGGCGAGGGACTGGTGGTAGGGCCCCAGGGCAAAGTTCTACGGCTGAGTGCGCGTCGGGCTTGGTGTCGCACAGGGCGCGCGGAACGTCGAACACCATGGGGAATGCCCCAGCGACTCGGCCGATGCGTGCTCCAGGGCCTCCCGCACCCGGCACAACCACCGCATCTCTTCGTTGAACTGGACGCCGGCGCTCGCCGCCCCGGCCTGCACGTACCTTGCCCACGCCTGCAGCACCtccgacgacgacaacgacgacgactgTGCCATCTAGCTGGTCATCTAACTATAGACCCCCTGTCGTATGTTCCACGTGCTTATCGTCCTAGCTCAGTGGCTGCGCACTGCATTGTCCGGTCATATATCCTGAACACAGAATCGAGCCACGCTCGTGAATCACGGTGTGCCACATACATACAACACGCACGTCTCCATTTACCATTCATTTTCGCACCTTCTTTTTTGTGGAATAGAATAATACATGGACGGTCTAATCTCGTCCACACTAATTGGTTCCCTATAGAAAAAGACCAAACACAAGGTGCTCCTACCTTGATGTGGTGTGCCAACGCTTGAAAAAAATTCTCGATGGCAGGATTCGCAAGTCGCAACCACGGAAACAGTTGCTTAGGGTCATGCCCGTCCAGACTGCAGCAGCCACTGGTTGCATTGTGTGTTACAATCTCGCTCCTCGTCGTCCTTGACCTTCCTTGGACAACACCGATAGGCCCGTTCAACATGCAAGAGTTTTTTTTTACGGCAAGAaaatttcttgtttttgggcGTTATATATCTGACATAAATACTATTTAATCTGTCATTTTCTGACGTCTAAATAAATAAACCTTAGTAGCAGAAAATTTCTTGTGATTTTGGATGTCAGGGAAAACTCCTAAAAAATGTTCTTGAGGAAAACCGATAGGCAATTATATTTTCTCCGTCATTTATCACGCATGGTGTTTGGCTATCACTACGGCAGAAACACACAAATAAGATGTAGACATATATCAGTGGCTCCAAAACAAGAAGCATCACAGATGAAAAATTAGAGACATGTCTATATACCATGCATCTGAGTATCATTTGCCTAGGCCGCATGACAATGATACGCGTTCTAATGTTCACATATCATAGACTAGTGTATTATTGCAGTTAAGCAAGGAAGGTAATATTTATGAGCTTTGAGAAGATAGTCGAGATGGAGTATATGTAGGTGCATTTATTGTCTTTCTAGAAAGGAAGATTTTATTAATTCAGGCACACATTACATTGAATTGATACAAAACCTTGAAAATGATTCTTCCAGCCTTTGTCTAACAAGAAGCACACAACCAATTAAAAGAGGGAACCACAAACACTCTAGTGACTATCAATCCCTACACTAGAATGGCACCCATGTGAGTGGGAGAAGATAACCTTGGCCACCTGTGCCAAGTACTATGAAGCCATCACACCCAAATCCTATGTATCTGGCTTCTGGAGGATAGCCCATGTATGGAGCTAATGAATGACTAAGAAGATAACCTGCAAAGGAGATGAATAATTTTTCTTTGAAAAACTGTATCATTCCTACGTAACCAAATAGACCAATAGGTGGTGGCAGCTCCTAGTAGAACTAAAGGCTTCAAATCTTTACTAATCCCTTCTATCCAATTGCCAAGCATCACTAAAAAAACCTGTTAATCCATGATGGAAAATTTCCATCATAGATCACCAAAAAATCGTCATTATGCAGCATCCTATGATGGTTTCAGATATCATCATGGATTGAGCGTCATGGTTTAACCCCCGTGACGGTTTACCGAAAACCATCATGGATTAACAGAATCAGTGACGGTCTGAAACCGTCACGATAGAGCCCAAGGCCTAGTTAGCCCAGCCGAAGTCTATTCTCTATGACGAAAAATAACCGTCATAGATGAATTACCATGTCATCATGGATGCTTACATAGATGCTTACGTGGATGATGAAGAAACCATCTTAGCCCATTTATTAACAGCCCAACATCAGCGATGGTTCATTCTTTAGCATGTTTTAAGCCCATTTGCAATCTGTTTTCAGACCATTTACATTCTAGTTTCAGCCcatttttcattttattttttagacATTATTGTAGCACACACAACATACAGCCCATTATTATATCGCATACAACAAACATACAGCCCATATAGACAAACAACTCATTTTCAATTACATAAGAACTCAATTCAGCAGCAAACACCATCAGTTACAATTACATCAAGAATATTGCTAATGGACGGTCACAAAATGAGAAATGCTGAGGTCCAAAGATATGGCAATTATCAAATCCTACATATCAGCATATGACTCCTATAACTACAGTTTCCAACTACTTAAATTCAATGTAGATGTAGGCACAGCCGCACAGGCACTTGATGCATAAAAGAACCTCCCATAGAAACATATGGAAATTTAACTTTGTTTCAAGAGATGAGCACTAAATTAACTTCAGTTGGAGACCTGCTACTGCTACCAATCTGCATCTACGGTTTGTCAACAAAGATCAAAATGATTTTTTAAGCGTGTCATTGTTTATACTAAAACTAATCAACGAGAGTTCTGTTAATTCAGTCTTGCTTTATTTATTCTATTTCATGCATACGACTCATGACAGAAGATAAAAAAACTATTGTTGTGACAAGCAATTCAATAAATAGATAGCGGAACCAGTAAGCAACAACTAGTAACCATAATGTCATatgtgtagcacccagttttaagaacaaaaccagatacacaccatatgtgagcccaggaagtcatatatcatatatagctacaaataaaggtaatatcgaaagacaatgctcaatatatatcGTACTTAATATaaatgatataaccttagacagcaaacagcggaaagacaactccgatatTTGGGTGAATACTCTAATTCCAcagattcctccaaactctagcaatctagtacacATCCggaatttttccaaagatttaaaaagtaaagtaagcgtaagtacatgtcgtactcaacaaatataatatgggttcatgaggctcaaaagactgacattggtttaactgcaattagcttttaatgagtcagcTTTTAGAAATTggatggcaacaagtttattcacaagcccatataaacacatgatcaggtaaatatgaataataaatagcataaacagtaattattagtgagcatcttcatcatcagtatcatcagtgttcatcatctattccataagggcccaaggccgctcgtgaccgtgagcacggctgatataccagttttacactttaTAGAGGTTGTACAGTTTCACTgtgtcatgatttaccctttcgcccgaggcggccaacctcttgactcactaccaaggaaggtcggcatggttcactatgaagcgTTTCAaaagttcatctaacaagttagggccgctaggtttctgtgccctgcaaatgtagggctccccttccgataggcacaataacgcgcaacctatacactgatggacagaggccgcactatatccaatccGAAatacacccctcttgcgccataaaggtaacctctaacaagctagaaaatgtccttgtACTGagttaaagccagagccatgtagccctcacagctgtactgtaagtcctagatgatcacttacagataagtccttagggagaggaatctagggcaccataaaaacagcccaatgctctagccccctggttccatgttactaaaaagcatcttttagtgtttattgcatataccattagtcaagttacaagatcatggtctttaattgagcactagcatcatactacccaatgcaataccccataggtaacaagacacaaggtaacaaagcactaggaaatccttagtgacagtcaaggtagacacatatagtatgaattaaataattaaaggtgtataggacaacaaggaagatcccatgctatacttgccttaaacttagatcattTTTCTAGTCCAAAGCTTCAAAGATctacttcttgattcaccacgtatagctcaccaacTAGATATTATcatagagcaccacacaagcatccatgcaatcatacatgaagcaaacattagatctaaattagaacagtacaccaaacataaaatcaaaatgaaaagtttgtaaaatgaatctacgtctcgctacaaacacacagacgcaaaaagcactctaatcagagctataacgaaaaagttatgaattaaacaagatttcctttaataaaataatagattaaatctaaccttgaatttcaaaagttgaaaatatatttaacagtaggatgaacatgtagattactcaattacgaatctaacgcaacttgaatgggccaaatcggagttaaaacggagaaactaCACATAAAATAAGATCAATGGCAATTATATAATTATTTTGAAATCAATTttgtattaaaaataattaaaaaccaaattaaaacagtCCTGTGGACCAGGCGTTGTTTTTGGGAAACTGTAGGGGCTGAAACAGAAAATCTAGGGGCATATGTTGAATTATTTTCAACATAGGGTGGACTACGGGTTCAATTACGCGAAACTATAGGGGCTCTTTTGTAAAAATGATAGGCGAAGGGGTACGGGCTCTGAGAACCGTCGGATCAGCTCTGGACGGGTGAGATTAGAAGATGCAGAGGGAGAGCAGCGCTGTCGACTGGGCATAGTAGCCGGTGCGGTGGTTGGCCATTGCCGACAACGAGAAAGATCACTGGAGTTCGTCGATTTTGATATTCCAGATGTCATAAGCCACAAGAGAAGCATGGGATGCTAAAGGAGGAACTGGCTAATGCGGCTTGCGGTTCAGAAGTGGCAGCAGGCTTGTAGAGGCGAGCCTAGGCTCAGTTTGGTGACTCGGAGCTCCAACGAAACTACGGCGGCGATGCTGCGGTAGATGAGAGCAAGAGAGGGTGAGCGTAGGCACCTGGAGGCTTCCTTACCGAGCTATGAAGACCAAAGAGCAGCTTAGATCAATAGCGGAGCACGGCCATGGTGGAATCACATGCGGCGGTGGGTGCTAGGGTTTATGGCTCCCGGGTACGGTAGCTAGGGCACGGTGGGGGCTTGTAGATGGGAAAGGGGAACATGGAAAGGGGCGTCGGCTGCTATTTATGTGGCGGATGGCATGGGGAGCAAGGCAAAATCCTAGATAAATCAGGATTGCATGCGGCTGCTTTTGCTCGATCAAATCCAAGCTGGGCATGATGCAAGGTAGGGGATGCGGCTAATAGGACAAGCCCACCTGTCGGTGAGAGAAGGTGTGGGTCCAGGATGTtagccagagagagaaaggggaagaCGGGTGCGTGAGCGGCTGCTGCTGGGCCGAGGAcataggtgaaagctctagtttggttttggtaaattgatgaaaccctaagtgctaacctagtttatcaagtgatcatgagataggtagcatattccaagtggtgaaacaaatgaagatcatgacatgatgatggtgatgccatggtaatgatcaagtgcttggacttgaaaagaagaaagagaaaaacacaaggcttaaggcaaaggtataaatggtaggagctattttgttttggtgatcaagacacttagcgagtgtgatcacatttaggttcgatagtcatactattaagaggggtgaaacttgtattgaaatacagttatcaaagtgccactagatgctcaaactcattacatatgcatttaggatctagtggagtgataacacccttgaaaatgtttgtgaaaatatgctaacacatgtgcacaaggtgatacacttggtggttggcacatttgagcaagggttagaaacttcaccggtggattgtccgcccatagagtgcggatagtccgacggtgccaccggtgctctatacagaaaagacagaggtcactgtaagtgaccagatgctggtatCGGTAGGACCGACGCATCCGATCAGTGGTAGCAGTGAGCATGCGGTTTCCAtctcatgaccggatgctggcgcaagAAATAACTAGATGCTAAGGGCCTAAGTCTGGTCagtatgacgtatgatgacaCATCCAGCACAtagaggagacgttgagtgaccggacactgggtgagtccggtcgggcatgaccggacatgtccgatcgtgTTTTTcgcttctggtaccttactagaaatgactggacACTGGTGTTGGGCGTCTGGTCATTTTGAGCAATGTGTCTGGTCACTagttaaatgtactgatgaccgttgagattaggTGATCCACGTTTGAAGCtaatgacatgtggcaagcatcgtgcgaccagacgctggggtcctgcgtccggtcgatatgaccgtagcgtccagtcacctcgagttgtgcctagtgaaggggtacaatggctctatttcatgggggcttctatttaagccccaaggttggctctagctcactctcttgggcatttgcattgacatagcaaccttgtgagcttagccaaagccctcccactcatttccatcatagattcaacattttgtgagattgggagggaatccaagtgcattgtttgagtatttgcatctaaggcacttggtgttcgtgtttcactgtaggattcgcttgttactcttggtggttgccgccacctagatggcttggagcagcgaggattgtcgagcagaggttggtgattgtttcTGGCTCCGatggtggtgattgtgaggggttcttgacctttccccggcggagagccaaaatgtactctagtgaattgctcgtggcttatgtgatcctcatcttatgtttgttgtgcggcaccctatttagggtttggggtgtgatgccaattagcgcgtgaacctccaagtgagtgaattgccacaatgaggactagcttgccggcaagcaagtgaacctcaaaaaaaatcattgtgtcatcatttgattctgaggtgattggtcttcattggtattcgttcttgtgattgattggctcattcgtcaacacggtggtataaccatcttgctcactctctctacattaccgcaaactagttgtcaagctctttagtgtagctagttgtgagagcttattagtttggttagtgtggctctttagttaacctttgagagcacactaacttagtgtagtgacatagttatttggatagaaactacataaactagaattgtggtaggtggcttgcatttttagtaggctagcacaacactcgtttcatctcataattgtctaaccgatttgttaagtgttgttgtagaaatttttaataggctattcacccccc
This region includes:
- the LOC136497529 gene encoding uncharacterized protein; protein product: MLQLGKEERVKQNGLNAKINDPPMEKEALKWLLEEEDDLVEISGANFTPRKRRHVKVKEQLDDRFLRRSKRISGRTTGFKDAKSAQEAVAEPVPLAIIPAPGSTLAPHLTKVVVHGIAEGYLQIHPSVASASLLDKDVNDDKLM